The following proteins are co-located in the Halictus rubicundus isolate RS-2024b chromosome 1, iyHalRubi1_principal, whole genome shotgun sequence genome:
- the LOC143353838 gene encoding immediate early response 3-interacting protein 1, with the protein MAFTLWTLFEASLLCLNAVCVLNEERFLAKVGWASWQNVQGFGESPTMKAQLLNLIRSIRTVARVPLIFLNIVIMIMKIVLG; encoded by the exons ATGGCGTTCACCTTGTGGACTCTTTTTGAGGCAAGCTTGCTCTGTTTGAACGCCGTTTGCGTTCTGAACGAGGAAAGGTTTCTGGCCAAAG ttgGCTGGGCATCATGGCAGAATGTTCAAGGATTTGGAGAGAGCCCCACAATGAAAGCACAACTGTTGAACCTTATTAGATCCATAAGGACAGTAGCAAGgg TACCGCTGATATTCCTGAATATTGTAATAATGATTATGAAAATAGTGCTAGGGTGA
- the LOC143353284 gene encoding LOW QUALITY PROTEIN: uncharacterized protein LOC143353284 (The sequence of the model RefSeq protein was modified relative to this genomic sequence to represent the inferred CDS: inserted 2 bases in 1 codon), producing the protein MRPLLVLLGLTVLLTAAQIEGKILEECDAVRELQRAGISRSLISNWICLMENESGLNTQLVSGPYTASSYSYGVFQINSAKWCSRGHAGGICNKRCEDFANDDIQDDITCAKMIYDREGFKAWNGWLKKCKNKPLPNISNCXSDRNAILSSVDDDDHDDDGAISYPVSVNLSANNSLSHGNDMYKFLFSYVFTSSSSHTIADKPLEVIAWRAVRRRQEAKKNVTRLIANTRRNCVPQQLGAKPRRVYCQRKTVREEMKTFWLIATAAAALSLLGQVHARILTDCEATHELQRAGISRTFVSSWICLMQSESGMNTRLITGPKTASSFSFGIFQINSAKWCSRGHAGGICNKRCESFADDDIQDDIVCANTIMEREGFKAWNGWLKNCKNKPLPNISKCRR; encoded by the exons ATGAGACCGCTATTGGTCCTGCTGGGACTGACGGTCCTGCTAACAGCAGCTCAGATCGAGGGAAAGATCCTGGAAGAGTGTGATGCTGTTAGAGAGCTGCAAAGAGCCGGAATTTCAAGGAGTCTGATCAGTAACTGGATCTGTCTGATGGAGAACGAGAGCGGATTGAACACTCAGCTTGTTAGCGGACCATACACAGCATCCAGCTATAGTTATGGAGTCTTCCAGATCAACAGCGCGAAATGGTGCTCCAGAGGACACGCCGGAGGCATCTGCAACAAACGTTGCGAGGATTTTGCGAACGATGATATCCAAGATGACATCACCTGCGCTAAGATGATCTACGATCGAGAGGGATTCAAAGCGTGGAACGGCTGGCTGAAGAAGTGCAAGAACAAACCTCTGCCTAACATTTCCAACTG TTCCGATAGGAACGCGATCTTGAGCTCGGTTGATGATGATGATCACGACGATGATGGTGCGATTTCATACCCGGTTTCTGTGAATCTCAGTGCAAATAATTCTCTTAGCCATGGCAATGATATGTACAAGTTTctattttcgtatgtttttaca TCCTCGTCCTCCCACACCATAGCTGACAAG CCGCTCGAGGTTATCGCGTGGCGTGCAGTGCGACGACGCCAGGAGGCAAAGAAAAACGTCACACGTTTAATCGCGAACACGCGTCGCAATTGTGTGCCGCAACAGTTAGGCGCGAAGCCTCGCCGTGTCTATTGCCAGCGAAAAACCGTGCGAGAGGAAATGAAGACGTTTTGGCTGATCGCGACTGCAGCGGCAGCACTGTCGTTGCTTGGACAGGTGCACGCTAGGATCCTGACGGACTGCGAGGCGACGCACGAGCTTCAACGTGCCGGCATCTCCAGGACCTTCGTTAGCAGCTGGATCTGCCTGATGCAGAGCGAGAGCGGCATGAACACCAGACTGATCACCGGCCCGAAGACAGCTTCCAGCTTCAGCTTTGGCATTTTTCAAATCAACAGCGCGAAATGGTGCTCCAGAGGACACGCAGGAGGTATCTGTAACAAACGCTGCGAGAGCTTCGCCGACGACGACATCCAGGATGACATAGTCTGCGCCAACACCATCATGGAGAGGGAGGGGTTCAAGGCCTGGAACGGCTGGCTGAAGAATTGCAAGAATAAGCCGCTACCTAACATCTCCAAATGCAGACGATAA
- the LOC143353797 gene encoding uncharacterized protein LOC143353797: METTTSELMEDSPEKVQTSPPVQVVRVPVKHANLGIRSHAMDMSTMVELTSFSTLGKIQPFLVTITTTAALLVDLHCHLTDKEVCGYLGGHWDINSHNLSITTAFPCRYSGKDKSAAAAVESEIARAMEWKRVTLVGWYHSHPRSHASPSLRDVDSQLDYQIKMKGPSDNGYTPCVGLICSPYNTDGSCYESNFNVFWSLPPPENRPHEYPRPMLLSYTLSQEHFLSQDTLEEIRRCIEYYRSEGGIDFTANFNNNTTYLERLRCSLASKLPGRNRSNGSYWDVIREMICPGSEDGTSPEFLAVKFPLVPVSEPLVPSVPPGVGLTPNNAAVFLTPVNFKPDSAIITPTSKPFVMQPSTSRDSIKKDNILATDSASITQIKDGNATASKQHISPTEVMPSFQSGELTVSVKNTKCDYDYPPSDFSKLSNPLGADNGVNKSRLSATPDFPLADITQQISKFSDLSKLANFSTADLAKLSGFSIADFTRTSSPSPSTYMRNIANLFGPLGKISPARDIEGNERKPNDFTMVDPIQSPFKTTSSSSESCRNFPEDYSTDRKKMDLQNDNSKLNRSNEYQGTEDLSISSVKSDFGGMLDMTTLHKKQQSSDIGDSLNLCKDRQ; the protein is encoded by the exons atggAAACAACAACCTCAGAGCTGATGGAAGACAGTCCTGAGAAAGTGCAAACCAGTCCCCCGGTGCAAGTAGTGAGAGTACCGGTGAAGCATGCGAATCTTGGAATACGGAGTCATGCCAT GGATATGAGTACCATGGTGGAGCTCACTTCCTTCAGCACACTAGGCAAGATACAGCCGTTTTTAGTCACCATAACAACTACTGCAGCTCTGCTAGTAGATTTACATTGTCATTTAACAGACAAAGAGGTCTGTGGCTATCTAGGCGGACACTGGGACATTAATTCACACA ATTTATCAATAACAACTGCTTTTCCATGCCGGTACTCTGGCAAAGATAAATCAGCTGCAGCTGCAGTAGAGTCTGAGATTGCAAGAGCCATGGAATGGAAAAGGGTTACTCTGGTTGGATGGTATCATTCTCATCCCAGGTCCCATGCATCACCCTCACTAAGAGATGTTGACTCTCAGTTAGACTATCAGATTAAAATGAAGGGGCCTAGTGATAACGGATATACTCCTTGCGTGGGATTAATATGCT CTCCCTATAATACTGATGGCAGTTGCTATGAGTCTAACTTCAATGTATTCTGGTCGCTACCACCCCCTGAAAATCGGCCCCATGAGTACCCGAGACCAATGCTCTTAAGTTATACCTTGTCTCAAGAACATTTTCTCTCTCAAGATACATTAGAAGAAATT AGAAGGTGTATAGAGTACTATAGAAGCGAAGGGGGTATCGACTTTACTGCCAATTTTAACAACAATACTACTTATCTCGAACGTCTAAGA TGTTCTCTCGCGTCCAAGTTACCCGGACGAAACCGCTCGAATGGTTCCTACTGGGACGTAATTAGAGAAATGATTTGTCCCGGTTCCGAGGACGGAACGTCGCCAGAATTTCTTGCCGTGAAATTCCCGTTAGTACCAGTTTCAGAACCGCTAGTTCCTTCAGTTCCGCCGGGGGTTGGGCTCACCCCCAACAACGCAGCTGTCTTCCTTACTCCTGTGAATTTTAAACCCGATAGTGCCATAATCACTCCCACGTCAAAGCCTTTTGTAATGCAGCCATCCACTTCTAGAGATAGTATTAAAAAAGACAATATTCTAGCTACAGATTCTGCATCGATCACGCAGATAAAGGATGGTAACGCGACAGCATCCAAGCAACACATATCGCCCACAGAAGTGATGCCCAGCTTTCAGTCCGGGGAACTAACGGTCTCAGTTAAAAATACGAAATGCGACTACGATTATCCGCCCTccgatttctcgaaattatcGAATCCACTCGGGGCGGATAACGGTGTGAATAAATCACGTTTGTCCGCGACACCGGATTTTCCCCTGGCCGATATAACGCAGCAAATCTCGAAGTTCTCGGACTTGTCGAAGCTAGCTAATTTCTCGACTGCGGACCTAGCGAAGCTCTCAGGATTTTCTATCGCAGATTTCACAAGGACGTCGTCCCCTTCGCCGTCTACATACATGCGAAATATTGCTAATTTATTCGGTCCACTCGGTAAAATCTCTCCTGCAAGGGACATCGAGGGCAACGAGCGCAAGCCGAACGATTTTACCATGGTGGATCCCATTCAATCGCCATTTAAGACTACTTCCAGTTCCTCCGAGTCCTGCAGGAACTTTCCCGAAGACTACTCGACCGATCGAAAGAAAATGGACTTGCAGAATGATAATTCTAAGCTAAACCGATCCAACGAGTATCAGGGAACCGAGGATCTGTCGATTTCTAGCGTCAAGTCCGATTTCGGAGGGATGCTGGACATGACGACGTTGCATAAAAAGCAACAGTCCAGCGACATTGGCGACTCGCTGAATCTCTGCAAGGACCGCCAATAA
- the LOC143357132 gene encoding uncharacterized protein LOC143357132 — protein sequence MNPLIACMIVGLAGFALAEPPISSGYSYSRPSGGGYSLGGGGGGGGGYSFGGGGGGGGGYTAVSTGYQTNEGASVDGALLEQIRQILLKEELQAQQTGGFGGGGYAPSSSYGAPSSQYGVPSSSYGVPSYQTRVVGIDLEGIRQAIQVAQFNQISQGPGGYPSGPSSTYGAPSRPSGSYGAPY from the exons ATGAATCCTCTGATCGCG TGTATGATAGTCGGCCTGGCAGGGTTCGCCCTAGCCGAACCACCAATCTCCTCAGGCTACAGCTATAGCAGACCAAGCGGTGGTGGCTACTCTCTGGGCGGCggaggtggtggtggcggcgggTACTCTTTCGGAGGtggaggcggcggcggcggcggataCACCGCCGTGTCCACCGGATACCAAACCAACGAGGGTGCATCCGTCGACGGAGCCCTCCTCGAACAGATCCGTCAGATCCTGTTGAAGGAGGAACTCCAGGCTCAGCAGACCGGAGGATTCGGAGGCGGTGGTTACGCTCCTAGCTCCAGCTATGGTGCCCCGTCTTCCCAATATGGAGTACCGAGCTCCTCGTACGGAGTGCCCAGCTACCAGACTCGCGTGGTAGGCATCGATCTCGAAGGAATCCGACAGGCCATCCAAGTCGCCCAGTTCAACCAAATCAGCCAGGGACCTGGAGGCTACCCTAGCGGACCCAGCTCCACCTACGGGGCCCCGAGCAGGCCCAGCGGTAGCTATGGTGCGCCGTACTAA